The Candidatus Goldiibacteriota bacterium genomic interval GTAGGTTATTAGCTGTAGGTTATTAGCTGTAGGTTATTAGCTGTAGGTTATTAGCTGTAGGTTATTAGCTGTAGGTTATTAGCTGTAAGTTGTTAGCTGTAAGTTGTTAGCTGTAAGTTGTTAGCTGTAAGTTGTTAGCTGTAAGTTGTTAGCTGTAAGTTGTTAGCTGTAAGTTGTCTCTTGGCGGAACACCGGTTTTGGTAAGCGGAACAAAAGCGCCGTTTTATTACTGTTTTTGCCGGTTTTTCTTATTATGAAACTAAAATGGGAAATCCTTTAAAAACCTATTGAAAATATCCCTTATTAGCTTATAATACTAACTAATACAAAATCCTTCTTAAAAAGGTATGTAAACTTCATAATGGAACAAAAAAGTCAGATAAAAAATAATATTGAAAGTATTATAAAGCGCATTAATGCTATAAACAAAGATGCTTTGCTTGTAGCTGTGTCCAAAACATTCTCTGTGGATGATATAGAAGAGGCGGTAAAATCCGGCGTTAAGGTTTTTGGCGAAAGTAAAATTCAGGAAGCTGAAGAAAAACAGAGATTATTAAATGAAAAATATAATGATTTGTCCTGGTTTATGATAGGGCACCTGCAGACAAATAAAGTTAACAAAGCGGTATCAATTTTTAACATGATACAGTCTGTTGACAGTTTAAAACTTGCAGAGAAAATTAATTCGGCGTGTATAAAAGAAGGAAAAGTTATGCAGTGCCTTATGGAAATTAAAGTATCGCCCGAAGAGACAAAGTTTGGAATTTTACCTGAAGAAGCGCCTGAAGTTTACGGCAGGATAAAAGAAATGCCGGGAATAAAACCGTCGGGAATAATGGCTATGGCGCCTTATTCTGACAACGCGGAAGATTCAAGGATATATTTTAAACGCGCAAAAAAAGTTTTTGATGAAATAAAAAACGGCGCGCCTGATGATTTTAAATGGCTCTCTATGGGAATGTCTCATGATTTTGAAATTGCGCTGCAGGAAGGCGCCAACATGGTACGGGTGGGCACGTCCCTTTTCGGGAAAAGAAATTACGCTTAAGGCAAGAGGGGAAAAATGAGAAAGATAAAAATAGGATTTATAGGCTCCGGAAATATGGCAAAGGCCATCATGAAAGGCCTTGTGTCATCAAAGATGAAAACTTCGGTTGAATTGACTGCCTATGATACGGAAACTTCGGCTCTTGTGTCGGTTAAAAGAGATTTTAAGGTTAAGCCATCCGCGTCAAATCAGGAACTTGTAAAAACATGCGATGTTATTTTTCTTGCCATAAAGCCCCAGGTATTTGCGGATGTATTATTGCCTTTAAAACCGGATTTTACAGCGGGTAAATTAATAATAAGCATCATGGCGGGTATATCCGTAAAAAAGATACAGACGGCCGCGGGTAAAGCGCCTGTGGTAAGGGTAATGCCAAACATGCCGGCGCTTGTGGGCGAAGGCGCGTGCGGGTACTGCGCGTCAAAAGAGGTTTCAAAAAAACAGCTGTTATTGGCGGAAAAGATTCTGGATACTTTTAACATAATAAAAATTTTATTGCCGGAAAAACAGCTTGATTCAGTAACCGCAATAAGCGGAAGCGGGCCTGCGTATTTTTTCTATTTTACGGAAGCTGTAATGGAAGCCTCAAAAGAACTTGGGTTTGACAGAGGGGCTGCCAAAAAACTTATCGCGCAGACAATGATAGGGGCGGGAAAGGTTATGCTGGAATCGGATGACACCCCCGAAGTGTTAAGGCAGAAGGTCACATCCAAAGGCGGCACCACACAGAAGGCCATTGAAACAATGGAAAAGAATAACATGAAAAGTATTATTAAGGACGCCATTAAGGCGGCAAAAAACAGGTCGGAGGAACTGGGTAAATGACCACATTTCAGTTTGCGGCAGGAATAATAATAGGCCTGGCAAATGCGTATATGATACTGGTATTTTTAAGCGCGGCGGCGACATGGCTGCCTTATAGCGCGCAGGTGAAATTCAGGACGGCTATTAATTTTATAGGTTCCATAACCGGGCCGCTGCTTAATTTTGTAAAAAGAATTTTTCCCGCGCAGATGGGTAATGTAGATTTAAGCCCGGCAATTGCGATACTGCTTATTTATATAGGGCGCATGGCGCTTTTAAAACTTGCGGCGGTTTTATTGCTTCCGGGAGCCTGATGATAAATATAAAACAGCAAGCCGGCTTCTGCCTGGTAAGCGTAAAAGTGGTGCCTAACGCGAAAAAAACACAGCTGGCAGGCGAATACAACGGCGCTTTAAAAGTGAAAGTGGCTGCTGTACCCGAAGACGGAAAGGCAAATGATGAAATTGTGGATTTTTTTTCGGAAGTTTTTGACATAAATAAGTCGCAGATTGAAATTGTAAAAGGATTCAAAAGCCGGCATAAGGTAATCAAGTTAACCGGTATTGAAGAGGGAAAATTTAAAAAGATTCTGGCTTAACGCGCAGTATGCAGCGCAAAATCATACCCGGAGGCTATAATGTCAGATTTAAAAAAACAGATAGATAAAGCAGTAAAGAAGATAAATTCAGCGTCTAAAAACTTTTCCCCTAAAGTGGGAATAATACTTGGCACGGGGCTTGGCGCCCTTGCAAAAGAGATAAAAGAACACTGTGTAATTGATTATAAAGACATTCCCGGTTTTCAGAAATCCACAGCGGAATCGCATTCCGGAAAACTTGTACTGGGGGAATTGGGCGGAAAGAATGTGGCGGCTATGTCGGGACGTTTTCACAGATATGAAGGCTACACGATGCAGCAGATTACTTTTCCTGTCCGCGTTATGAAAGCGCTTGGTGTTACGCACCTTTTAATTTCAAACGCATGCGGCGGAATGAACCCAAAATTAAAGGGCGGTTCGCTTTGCATAATAGAGGATCATATTAACTTCATGGGTGACAATCCTCTTATAGGGCCTAATGATGAAAAACTTGGGCCAAGATGGCCGGATATGCTTGCGCCTTATTCCCATGAACTTATTAGATTAGCCGAAGACGCGGCAAAGCTGAACAATATAGAGATTCATAAAGGGATATATGTGGCTGTGCAGGGCCCTTGTTTTGAAACAAGGGCGGAATACAGGATGTTTATGAAATTCGGCGACATTGTGGGAATGTCCACGGTGCCGGAAGTAATTGTGGGAGTACACGCCGGGCTTAAGATACTTGGCATATCTGTAGTGACAGATGAATGCAATCCGGAACAGCTTGAACCCACGGATATATCTAAAATACTTGCAAACGCGGCAGAGGCAGAACCCAAACTGACCAAGATTATGAAAGAAGTAATAGCAAAGATATAATAAGCCTAAAAAGGCTGAAAATGGTTTTAAGGGAGGCGCAGATGAAAGAGACAAGCCCGGTAGAATGGAAGAATGGAACACTTAAGGTCCTTGATCAGACGCTTTTACCTAATTCAATAAAGTACATATTATGCAGAAATTCAAAAGAAATAGGCAAGGCAATAGTGGATATGAAATTAAGGGGCGCGCCGTTAATAGGTATAGCCGCGGCTTTTGGTATGGCAATGGACATAAAAAAAAGCAAGGCTAAAAGTTATGAAAAACTGAAAAAAGAGATGAAGGCAAGCGGCGATTTTCTGGTTAAGACCAGGCCGACCGCGATTAACCTTAAGTGGGCTATAACAAGAATGCTTGCTTTTGCCGAAGCCAACAGGGAAAGGCGTGTTCAAAGTTTAAAAGAGCTGCTTGTAAACGAGGCTGTCAGAATATTTAAAGAAGACTTGGATAACAATAAACTTATAGGAAAAATAGGCGCGGAATTGATAAGGCCCAAAGACAGGATATTAACACACTGCAATGCGGGCGGGCTTGCCACGGCAGGATATGGCACGGCGCTTGGCGTTATAAGGGCGGCATCAGCGCAGAAGAAAAAGGTTTCGGTACATCTGGATGAAACAAGGCCGTATCTTCAGGGCGCAAGGCTTACCACGTTTGAACTTGCGGAAATGGGCGTTGATCACCGCCTTATTACGGACAACATGGCAGGGTATTTTATAAGCAATAAACTGGTGGATGTAATTATAGTCGGTGCGGACAGGATAGCGGCCAACGGCGATACGGCAAACAAGATAGGTACATATACCCTTGCGGTGCTTGCGCATGTAAATAACATTCCGTTTTATGTGGCTGCGCCTTCTTCCACGATGGACTTTTCAATCAAGTCAGGGGCGGAAATACCAATAGAGATGAGGGGTGAAAAAGAGGTAACAGAAATATTTGGCAAACAGATAGCCCATAAAAAGACAAAAGCTCTGCACCCGGCTTTTGATGTGACGCCGGCAAGGTTTATAAGCGCCATTATAACGGAAAAAGGCGTGATAAGGGCTCCTTTTGAAGCAAACCTTGATAAGGTGATATTAAACAGGGAGATTGTAGCAAAATTATGAGCGCATGGGAAGATGACAGTTATTGCATAGCCTGCGGAAAAGAAAATCCCATTGGCATGAAGCTGAATTTTGTACTTTCAGAAGAAGGAATAGAGACAAGTTATGTTTTCCCCAAGGTTTTTCAGGGGTATAAAGATACGGTTCACGGCGGAATGGTGGCTTTACTTTTGGATGAAATTATGGTAAATTTACCGTTGCGAAAAGATAGAATTCCTGCTGTAAGTGCTGATATAAAAGTGAAATTAAAAAGGCCGCTGGCAGTGGGCGATGAAGTCCTGGCGCGGGCAAGGTATTTAAAAGTCCGGTCCAGGTTTTTTGTTGTAAAAGGCGAAGTGATAAGAAAAAGCGATAACGCACTTATAGCCGAATCCGAAGCCCTGTGTATTAAGGTTGACGGAAAAGGGCTTAAATTGTAATATAGATAAATTCAGATTTTAAAATATACTGGAGGTTTTTGAATGGGTTGCGGAAAGAAAAGGCACAAAGCAAAGATCAAAACACACAAGAGGAAAAAACACAGAAGAGAAATGAAGTTTAAAAAATAATTATTCAGTTTAACAGACGGAGGAAATGATGTCAGGGCATTCTAAATGGGCAACTATTAAAAGGAAGAAAGCCTCCATAGACGCCAAAAGGGGCGCGGCTTTCACCAAGATAATAAAGGAAATTGTGGTGGCTGCAAGGGCAGGCGGAGGAGATCCGGCCGGCAATGCGCGTTTAAGGACTGTTCTTGAAAAAGCAAAGGGCGCGAATATGCCCGCTGACAACATCAAGAAGGCAATAATGCGCGGCACCGGCGAACTTGAAGGTGTCACATACGAAGAGCTGATGTATGAAGGATACGGGCCCGCGGGCGTGGCGCTTTTAATTGCTGTTACAACAGACAATAAAAACCGCTCTGCGGCAAGCGTAAGGGCGATTCTTTCAAAAGCCAACGGTGCAATGGCGGCTTTAGGCGCTGTTGCATGGCAGTTTGAACAGAAAGGTTATATAACAGTCCCAAAAGAAGAAATTGATGAAGAAACGCTTATGGGTATCGCGCTTGAAGCGGGGGCTGATGACATTCAGAATGAAGATGCCACATATGACATAACCACAAAACCGGCTGATTTTGAAGCCGTTAAAAAAGCGCTTGATGATAAGAAGGTAAAATATTCCTCGGCAGAAGTTACAATGGTGCCAAAAAATTATGTAAAGGTAGAGGGCAAAGCCGCGGAACAGATGTTAAGGCTTATGGACGCGCTTGATGAGGACGAAGACGTACAGAACGTATACGCTAATTTTGATATATCGCAGGAAGAAATGGACAGGATAGGAAACTTACCGGAATAATTGAAAAATAATCATCAGGCGGAGCGTTTAAAGCGCTCCGCCTTTTTTTTTGGTACAGGTAAATATAACATTGGAGAAAATGATTGTTTAAGACTTTAAATGAATACTTCCGCGAAAAATACGGGCACAGAATACATAAGATAACCATAAGCCTGCCGTTTGCATGCCCGAATAAAGACGGCAGCATATCATCTGACGGGTGTGTTTTCTGCAGGGAAGGCAGCCTTCCTGACGGGAATGACACGCAAATTCCCATAGAAAAGCAGATACGCGCGGGAATAAATAAAGGTAAAAAGCGTTATGGAAAAAAGACTTTATTTATGGCGTATTTTCAGACCGGGACAAATACTTATGGCAGCGTTAAAGAATTAAAAAGGATTTATGACCCTATTCTTGATTTTAAAGAGGTGATAGGGCTGGATGTGGGGACAAGGCCGGATTGCATTGATGAAGAAAAGATAAACCTGCTTAAAAGCTACAGCGGCAATTTAAAAGAAATATGGGTGGAACTTGGGCTGCAAAGCGCCAGTGATAAAACCTTAAAGGCAATAAACAGGGGGCATAACACGGCGGAATATGGACGCGCCGCAAAGCTTGTAAAAGACGCCGGGCTAAAGCTGTGCGCGCACATGATAATAGGTATTCCCGGAGAAAGCAGGAAAGATTACATAAATACAATTAATATGATAGTAAAGTCCGGCGCGGATGCGGTTAAAATTCATCCGTATCATATACTAAAAGGCACCAAAGCCGGCGAAGAGTATCTTAAAAAACCATATAAACTTCTTTCTCTGGATGAATACGCGGCTGCACTGGCTGAATGCGTAAAATTAATGCCTGCTGAAATGGTTTTAATGCGCTTTCACGGCGAGGCAAATGAGAATGTGCTGCTTGCGCCGGATTACTGCCTGCCAAAAAAGAGGGATGAATTGAAAATGGTATTTGAAGAAAAGCTTAGATTGTTGTGATTCGAGATTTTTTTGGTGTTGACAATAATTAAGATTGGTATAAAATCATAACGTTGTTTTAGTGATAATATGATAATGCAGGAACGTTTGGTATGGAATTAATGATTTTGTAGGGACAGCGCTCCTGCGCTGTCCGTTTGAAACGGCTTTTTTAATACTGTTATGATAAGAGATTTTTTTAGTATTCGGTTATTAATAAGTAAAAGTTAAAATGTGGGCGTGCCCTCTGGGGTACTGCCATATTATAAAGTTTTTATAAGGTGGGCGCATAGCTCAGCTGATTATTGAATAAACTCGACAAGATAAGGCTGACGGCGAAGCCGGAAGGTGAGCTTTGCGCCGAGTGATTAACGAGGAATAGTGCCCTTAAAAGGGCACGAAAGCAAAGCGAGGGGGCCGAGGAGCGATGCGCGTTAGCGCATTAGCGAGGTGGCTACTGGTTAGATAAATTATGATGATAAAGATGCTAAAAATGTGGGCGTGTCCTTTGGGGTACTGCCATATTATAAAGTTTTTATAAGGTGGGCGCATAGCTCAGCTGGTTATTGAATAAGCTCGACAAGATAAGGCTGACGGCGAAGCCGGAAGGCGAGCTTTGCGCCGAGTGATTAACGAGGAATAGTGCCCTTAAAAGGGCACGAAAGCAAAGCGAGGGGGCCGAGGAGCAATGCGCGTAAGCGCATTAGCGAGGTGGCCACTGGTTAAATAAATATAATGATTAAGATGCTAAAAATGTGGGCGCATAGCTCAGCTGGTTAGAGTATTAGCTCGACAAGCTAAGGGTCACTGGTTCGATCCCAGTTGCGCCCACCATTTTAGCATCTTGTCATTTTAACAAAGGCATATTTTAATCCCAGTTGCGCCCACCATATTTTAAAATTATTATTCGGGCGTGCCCCAGAGGGTACGCCCACCATATTTTTAAAAAATATTATACGGGCAGCATATAAAATAAAAAAAGCGCGGTTTCCCGCGCTTTTTTTATTTTGGAAGATTGAATGTTTTAGTATTTAACGTCAGGCGGAGGGGGACAGTAAACAGCCGCTTCCGGGTTGTAATACATTGTGGCGGCGTGTGCTGCGCCGTTATTTGTATGCTGAATTATAAGGTGTATCTGGTCAAGGCCGTCGCATGTTGACATAGGCGCTGTGTATGTTCCTTCAAGAACAAGTTCTTCTCCGGCTGCTATTGAAACATCCCTCCAGTACATCATTGAATCGCCGGGCATTGCTTCGCCTTTAACAACAGAAGTATTCTGGGGGTATGGGTACCACCATCTGTCACATTCATCGGATTCATAATATTCGTGAATTGCGGCAACATCAAGGTGTTCGTAATTACGGCTGCCTGTATTTTTTATGCGCACTTCATAGTTCATGGGCAGGCCTATGTAATATCCTGCATATCCTTCCGCTGTATAAAAATATGGCGCCTGAAATACTATGTCTATATCAAGCCATTTTAATTCTCCGGCGTGTTCGCCGATTCCCTGAATATGGCCGGCAGTAATTGTGTTTACATCCCAGTCAACAGAGCCGTCTGTAGGGTCGGTTGTGTAGGTGTATTCGGTATTAACAGGAACATCGCCATTTTCCGCTAAGGCTGTTGCCCAAGCTGTAGGAACTGCCTGCGGTCCTGTAACCGCGCCTATTTCTTCTTTGGAAGGGGATGTGGGATTTACGCTTGTATCACAGGAAATAAAAAGTAAACCTGCGGATAAAACCATTGCAAAAATCATTAGCATTTTTTTCATTATTAATACCTCCATAATATATATATGTTGAATAATCAATCCGTTTGATAACGAAGTATATAATTATATTTCCATTTTGTCAAACCAGCGTGTCAGGTATTTTGCGAAGTGTTGCCTCTGACCTGTTTAAAAACTTATTATTCAAATTGCTAAAACATCCCTTCTTGTAAAAATCCCTTTAATTGTTATAATATGTCTATCCCCGAATTGACTGACAGGGGATAATACTGTAGTCACAGGAGTAGTGGAAATGTTGAAAGACGTAGAAAAGAAACTTGAAAGCGTAATAGAGAATTTAAGGAAGAATCACTTTAAAGTAACCCGGGTTGACACTCCGGAAGCGGCAAAAGATGAAATGCTTAAACTTATAGGCGAAGATGAAGTTGTTGGCGTGGGCGGGTCGCAGAGCATTCGCGAGACCGGTATAATAGAAGAGCTGATAAACAGGGGAAATAAAGTGATTCATCACTGGCTTCCGGGAACTTTTATTGAAGAAATAAAGGATGCCAGAAGAAGGGCTGTGCGCCTTGCCGACACGTATCTTACAAGCACTAACGGCATCACCCTTGACGGTTTTCTGGTCAATATGGACACTTTTGGCAACCGCGTTTCCGCGATGATTTACGGGCCAAAAAAAGTCATCATAATTGCAGGGATAAATAAAATAGTAAAAAATGTTGATGAGGCTTTTAAAAGGATAAGGGGCGAAGTGGCGGTAAGAAACGCGCAGAGGCTTAATATGGACAACCCCAATAAGCTGTGTAAAGTGGCTACAATAATGTACGAACGTCCGGATGATACGGACATAACAATAATACTGGTCGGCGTGGAAACCGGATATTAAACCGCGCCTGCTATAAGGAGCAGCCATGAAAAAACAGATAAGCTTAAACGGTATTTGGGATTTCAAAGCGCAGGGAAAAGACATAAAAATTAAAGTGCCTTCAAACTGGTATCTGCAGGGCTGTGATTTTGCGGGCCGGGCGGAATATTCAAGGAAGTTTAACCTTGAAAAAAAGAGCGGCAAAAAATATAAGATTGCTTTCAAAGGTGTTGACTACTTTGCGGATGTTTATATAAACGGTAAATTCGCGGGCAGCCATGAGGGTTACTTTCAGTGGTTTAATTTTGATGTAACAAATATTATTAAAAACGGCGCTAATCAGATAACCGTAAAAGTAAACTCGCCAACAGAACCGCAAGATAAATGGCCGGACGAAAAATACCTTATTAAAGGCATCTTTAACCATCATGACGCAAGGCCGGGGTCATGGTCAAAGAAATACGGGCAGGATAAAAATACCGGCGGCATTTGGAATGATGTTTATATTGAAGAAACTGATGAAATAGAAATAAACAGGGTTAAGATAACACCGTACCTTAAAGATGACGGAATTTGGAATGTTGGAAGCGAAATTATTATAGAAAATAATTTAAAATCAGCGGTTAAGGCAAAACTTGCGGAAATAATAAAGCCGGAAACCTTCAAGGGCAAATTATTGACTGTAAAAAGGGATGTTATTTTATATCCCGGGAAAAATACTTTCCTGTTGCACACGGATATCGCACAGCCGCGTCTGTGGTGGACCTGGGATTTTGGAACGCCTGACCTGTATAATTTTTCGTACTCCATTTCCGCTGAAAACGGAATTAAGGATAATTACACTGATATAAGCGGTATTAAGGAACTGAAAAAAGGCGCTGATAATTTCTGGTACTTAAACGGCAAAAGGATATTCCTGCGAGGTTCAAATATTATTCCCACACAGTGGCTGTCAGAATACACCGTGGATAAAATAAAGAAAGATGTAAAAATGATGAAAGAGGCAAATTTAAACACTATAAGAATACACGCGCATGTGAACAGGGAAGAACTTTACCGCGAATTTGACAGGCAGGGCATAATGATATGGCAGGATTTCGCGCTTCAGTGGAGCTACGAAACCACGCCTGAATTTATGGAAAACGCTTCTCGTCAGATAAAGGACATGATTAACATTCACTACAACAGGCCAAGCATTGCCATCTGGTGCTGCCATAATGAACCTTCTGTAAACTCAAAACAGCTTGACCCTGTGCTTTATAGAAAAGCGAGGGAAGAAGATTCCGTGCGCTATATTGAACAGTCTTCAGATTTTAAACAGCACCCATATCAGGGGTGGTATTATGACAGTAATTTCATAACATCATCATCCACGCTGGACAGCCTTAAAGACGTTTTCATTAACACAGAATACGGAGCGCAGGCGCTGCCGTGCATGGAGACAATGAAAAAGATGGAAAAAATAGCCGCCACAGGCATGTGGCCGCCTGACTTTGAAGCGTGGGAATACCACGATTTTCAGTTTAAAACCACCTTTGATATCGCGCGGGTGAATAAAGGAAATTCGCTTCAGGAATTTATAGAAAATTCGCAGCAGTATCAGGCTGACTATTTAAAAGAGCAGACAGAAACATTCAGGCTGCAGCGGTATAAAAGCCTTAACGGGCTTCTGCAGTTTATGTTCTGCGAGTGCTGGCCGTCTATCACCTGGGCTGTGGTGGACTATTACAGAAATCCTAAAAAGGGATACTTTCAGCTTAAGGAATCCATGCAGCCTGTTTTACCGGGTTTCCGGCTTTTTACCACAAGAATCGCGCAGGGTGATGAAATAGGGTTTGGGCAGTTATGGAGTATGGTTTTTATAATCAACGACACGCTTAAAACTTTAACTGATACGGTATTAAAAATAACGCTTACCGGGCCGGATAAAAAAGAGTATTTCTCGGAAATTCAAAAACTGCCCGCAATAATGCCGGACAGCCTTACTTTTCCGTTTCAGGGAGTTACAAATATTAAAAATAACGGTTTTAAAGCGGCGGAAAACGCCCTTTTAGGCAGGCATACAATGAACATAACGATTAATGACTCCAAAGGAAAAGTAATCGGGGTTAATGCCTACAGTTACGAAATTGTTAAATCCAATAAAAGAGGCAATAATTGAAACTTATAACTTCGCATTATAACCTTGATTTTGACGGGCTGGCATCAATGGTGGCTGCGTCAAAGCTTAATGAAGGCGCTGTGATGTACCTGCCTTGGAGCTTTGGCCCGGAAGTCAGGCGTTTTTATACTTTTTTTAAGCATAAATTCAAAGTGTTAAAAGAAAAAGAAATTGATTTTTCAAAGGTGGAAAAGGTAATAATAGTTGATGCCATGTCGCGCGTGCTTTCGCCGGCGCTAAAAAAAATCATTGAAGAAAAATCATTAGAAACAGTTATTTATGACCACCATATGACAGAGGACAGAATAAGCGGGGATAACGTTAAAATTATAAAGACCGCGTACGGCGCGTGTACCACGTATTTTGTGGAAGAATTATTAAGCAGGGGCATTGAAATTTCACAGGATGAAGCCATGCTGTTTATGCTGGGAATTTTTGCCGATACGTCCAGTTTTACAAGCATCAATACCACCCCTACGGACATGCGTGTTGCCGCCAAACTTATGGAAAAGAATGTAAATATGAAGGCGTTTTCTGATTTCCTAAAAGAGCACTTTGAAACTCCGCAGATAAAACTTTTTGACAGGCTTTTAAAAAACCTGCAGGTTTTTGACATGCGCGGGCATAAGATTCTTTTAACCTACGCGCGCCTTACGGAACACGTGCAGCAGCTTGCAGACGTTACATCCCATATCATGAGCATGAACGCCGCGGATGCAATTGTGTCTGTTGTGCAGATGGGCAACAAGATATTTGTGGTGGGAAGAAGCAGCGATGAAAAAATAGACATAAGCAGGGTGGTGCTGCAGTTTCAGGGCGGCGGGCATAAAACAGCCGCCGC includes:
- a CDS encoding lactate utilization protein, which produces MLKDVEKKLESVIENLRKNHFKVTRVDTPEAAKDEMLKLIGEDEVVGVGGSQSIRETGIIEELINRGNKVIHHWLPGTFIEEIKDARRRAVRLADTYLTSTNGITLDGFLVNMDTFGNRVSAMIYGPKKVIIIAGINKIVKNVDEAFKRIRGEVAVRNAQRLNMDNPNKLCKVATIMYERPDDTDITIILVGVETGY
- the mtnA gene encoding S-methyl-5-thioribose-1-phosphate isomerase, producing MKETSPVEWKNGTLKVLDQTLLPNSIKYILCRNSKEIGKAIVDMKLRGAPLIGIAAAFGMAMDIKKSKAKSYEKLKKEMKASGDFLVKTRPTAINLKWAITRMLAFAEANRERRVQSLKELLVNEAVRIFKEDLDNNKLIGKIGAELIRPKDRILTHCNAGGLATAGYGTALGVIRAASAQKKKVSVHLDETRPYLQGARLTTFELAEMGVDHRLITDNMAGYFISNKLVDVIIVGADRIAANGDTANKIGTYTLAVLAHVNNIPFYVAAPSSTMDFSIKSGAEIPIEMRGEKEVTEIFGKQIAHKKTKALHPAFDVTPARFISAIITEKGVIRAPFEANLDKVILNREIVAKL
- a CDS encoding purine-nucleoside phosphorylase is translated as MSDLKKQIDKAVKKINSASKNFSPKVGIILGTGLGALAKEIKEHCVIDYKDIPGFQKSTAESHSGKLVLGELGGKNVAAMSGRFHRYEGYTMQQITFPVRVMKALGVTHLLISNACGGMNPKLKGGSLCIIEDHINFMGDNPLIGPNDEKLGPRWPDMLAPYSHELIRLAEDAAKLNNIEIHKGIYVAVQGPCFETRAEYRMFMKFGDIVGMSTVPEVIVGVHAGLKILGISVVTDECNPEQLEPTDISKILANAAEAEPKLTKIMKEVIAKI
- a CDS encoding YggS family pyridoxal phosphate-dependent enzyme, whose product is MEQKSQIKNNIESIIKRINAINKDALLVAVSKTFSVDDIEEAVKSGVKVFGESKIQEAEEKQRLLNEKYNDLSWFMIGHLQTNKVNKAVSIFNMIQSVDSLKLAEKINSACIKEGKVMQCLMEIKVSPEETKFGILPEEAPEVYGRIKEMPGIKPSGIMAMAPYSDNAEDSRIYFKRAKKVFDEIKNGAPDDFKWLSMGMSHDFEIALQEGANMVRVGTSLFGKRNYA
- a CDS encoding beta-galactosidase, with amino-acid sequence MKKQISLNGIWDFKAQGKDIKIKVPSNWYLQGCDFAGRAEYSRKFNLEKKSGKKYKIAFKGVDYFADVYINGKFAGSHEGYFQWFNFDVTNIIKNGANQITVKVNSPTEPQDKWPDEKYLIKGIFNHHDARPGSWSKKYGQDKNTGGIWNDVYIEETDEIEINRVKITPYLKDDGIWNVGSEIIIENNLKSAVKAKLAEIIKPETFKGKLLTVKRDVILYPGKNTFLLHTDIAQPRLWWTWDFGTPDLYNFSYSISAENGIKDNYTDISGIKELKKGADNFWYLNGKRIFLRGSNIIPTQWLSEYTVDKIKKDVKMMKEANLNTIRIHAHVNREELYREFDRQGIMIWQDFALQWSYETTPEFMENASRQIKDMINIHYNRPSIAIWCCHNEPSVNSKQLDPVLYRKAREEDSVRYIEQSSDFKQHPYQGWYYDSNFITSSSTLDSLKDVFINTEYGAQALPCMETMKKMEKIAATGMWPPDFEAWEYHDFQFKTTFDIARVNKGNSLQEFIENSQQYQADYLKEQTETFRLQRYKSLNGLLQFMFCECWPSITWAVVDYYRNPKKGYFQLKESMQPVLPGFRLFTTRIAQGDEIGFGQLWSMVFIINDTLKTLTDTVLKITLTGPDKKEYFSEIQKLPAIMPDSLTFPFQGVTNIKNNGFKAAENALLGRHTMNITINDSKGKVIGVNAYSYEIVKSNKRGNN
- a CDS encoding YebC/PmpR family DNA-binding transcriptional regulator is translated as MSGHSKWATIKRKKASIDAKRGAAFTKIIKEIVVAARAGGGDPAGNARLRTVLEKAKGANMPADNIKKAIMRGTGELEGVTYEELMYEGYGPAGVALLIAVTTDNKNRSAASVRAILSKANGAMAALGAVAWQFEQKGYITVPKEEIDEETLMGIALEAGADDIQNEDATYDITTKPADFEAVKKALDDKKVKYSSAEVTMVPKNYVKVEGKAAEQMLRLMDALDEDEDVQNVYANFDISQEEMDRIGNLPE
- a CDS encoding PaaI family thioesterase; translation: MSAWEDDSYCIACGKENPIGMKLNFVLSEEGIETSYVFPKVFQGYKDTVHGGMVALLLDEIMVNLPLRKDRIPAVSADIKVKLKRPLAVGDEVLARARYLKVRSRFFVVKGEVIRKSDNALIAESEALCIKVDGKGLKL
- a CDS encoding pyrroline-5-carboxylate reductase → MRKIKIGFIGSGNMAKAIMKGLVSSKMKTSVELTAYDTETSALVSVKRDFKVKPSASNQELVKTCDVIFLAIKPQVFADVLLPLKPDFTAGKLIISIMAGISVKKIQTAAGKAPVVRVMPNMPALVGEGACGYCASKEVSKKQLLLAEKILDTFNIIKILLPEKQLDSVTAISGSGPAYFFYFTEAVMEASKELGFDRGAAKKLIAQTMIGAGKVMLESDDTPEVLRQKVTSKGGTTQKAIETMEKNNMKSIIKDAIKAAKNRSEELGK
- a CDS encoding TIGR01212 family radical SAM protein (This family includes YhcC from E. coli K-12, an uncharacterized radical SAM protein.), with product MFKTLNEYFREKYGHRIHKITISLPFACPNKDGSISSDGCVFCREGSLPDGNDTQIPIEKQIRAGINKGKKRYGKKTLFMAYFQTGTNTYGSVKELKRIYDPILDFKEVIGLDVGTRPDCIDEEKINLLKSYSGNLKEIWVELGLQSASDKTLKAINRGHNTAEYGRAAKLVKDAGLKLCAHMIIGIPGESRKDYINTINMIVKSGADAVKIHPYHILKGTKAGEEYLKKPYKLLSLDEYAAALAECVKLMPAEMVLMRFHGEANENVLLAPDYCLPKKRDELKMVFEEKLRLL
- a CDS encoding YggU family protein — translated: MINIKQQAGFCLVSVKVVPNAKKTQLAGEYNGALKVKVAAVPEDGKANDEIVDFFSEVFDINKSQIEIVKGFKSRHKVIKLTGIEEGKFKKILA
- a CDS encoding YggT family protein, with the protein product MTTFQFAAGIIIGLANAYMILVFLSAAATWLPYSAQVKFRTAINFIGSITGPLLNFVKRIFPAQMGNVDLSPAIAILLIYIGRMALLKLAAVLLLPGA